TCGGCGCTGGCGATCAGCGCCTTCGTGCCGTGGCTGGTGACGCCGCTGTTGATGGTCGGCGGTGCGTACCTGTGCTTCGAGGGTTTCGAAAAGCTCGCGCACAAGTTCCTGCACAGCAAAGAGGAGGACGAAGCCGGCCATGCACAGCTGACCGAGGCTGTCGCCGACCCGGCTACCGATCTGGTGGCGTACGAGAAGGACAAGATCAAAGGCGCGATCCGCACTGACTTCATTCTCTCGGCAGAAATCATCGCCATCACCCTTGGCACCGTGGCGGATGCCTCGCTGACTCAGCAAGTGGTCGTCATGTCCGGCATCGCCATTGTCATGACCGTCGGCGTTTACGGTTTGGTGGCGGGCATTGTCAAACTCGACGACCTGGGGCTGTGGCTGACGCAGAAACCCGGGCAGATGGCGAAAAAGATCGGCGGCGGCATTCTCAGTGCCGCGCCGTACATGATGAAAACCCTGTCGGTGGTCGGCACGGCGGCGATGTTCCTGGTCGGCGGCGGCATCCTCACCCATGGCGTGCCGGTGCTGCATCACTGGATCGAAGGTGTTGGCGCAGCGGCGGGCAGCGCCGGGTTTGCCGTGCCGATGCTGCTCAATGGTGTCGCGGGGATTATTGCCGGCGCAGCGGTGTTGGCGGTGGTGATTGTCGTGGGCAAGCTCTGGCGCGCAATCAAAGGCTGAACGCAGTCCCCCCTGTAGGAGTGAGCCTGCTCGCGATAGCGGTTTGTCAGCCAGACAGGTGGTGACTGGTACACCGCTATCGCGAGCAGGCTCACTCCTACAATTTGATCTGTGTGATGCCATGAAAAAGGGCCATTCGACTCGCATCGAATGGCCCATTTTTTTGCCCGCCGAAATTACTCGGCGATCTGCAACTTGCGCGCTTCGGTGTACACGTAACGCACTTTCTCGTACTCGAACGGCGAGTTCATCTGACCGTAGCGGAAGCTGGTCTGGTAGCGCTTGTCGATCGCACGCAGTGCCCAGACTTCCGGATGGTTGGAGCTGACTTCCGCGACATTGAGGAAGTTGATCGCGGTGTCGGCGGTGTAATCCACGGCCAGACCTGCGGTGTCGCGAATGTTCGACGGGCCGAAGATCGGCAGTACGAAGTACGCGCCGCCCGGTACGCCATAGAAGCCCAGGGTCTGCCCGAAGTCTTCGTTCTGGCGTGGCAGGCCCATGGCGGTCGCCGGGTCCCACAGGCCGGCGATGCCGATCGTGGTGTTGAGCAGCAGCCGCGCGGTGGTTTCCATCGAGCGCTGGCCCTTGAACTGCAGCAGGCTGTTGACCAGGTTCGGCACGTCACCAATGTTGTTGAAGAAGTTGCTCACCCCGGTACGCACAAAGCTTGGCGTGATGTAGCGATAGCCATCGACCACCGGCAGGAACACCCACTGATCGAAACGGTAGTTGAAGTGGTAGACCCGGCGGTTCCACGATTCCAACGGGTCGTAGACGTTCAGCGCGTTGAGCGTCGA
This genomic interval from Pseudomonas koreensis contains the following:
- a CDS encoding DUF808 domain-containing protein encodes the protein MAGSSLLVLIDDIATVLDDVALMTKMAAKKTAGVLGDDLALNAQQVSGVRAEREIPVVWAVAKGSFVNKLILVPSALAISAFVPWLVTPLLMVGGAYLCFEGFEKLAHKFLHSKEEDEAGHAQLTEAVADPATDLVAYEKDKIKGAIRTDFILSAEIIAITLGTVADASLTQQVVVMSGIAIVMTVGVYGLVAGIVKLDDLGLWLTQKPGQMAKKIGGGILSAAPYMMKTLSVVGTAAMFLVGGGILTHGVPVLHHWIEGVGAAAGSAGFAVPMLLNGVAGIIAGAAVLAVVIVVGKLWRAIKG
- a CDS encoding MlaA family lipoprotein, whose protein sequence is MAKYLLLIAAFLCAGVAQADNSKADAPVVVDSDGFKEPLTKLKFNPGLDQREFERSTLNALNVYDPLESWNRRVYHFNYRFDQWVFLPVVDGYRYITPSFVRTGVSNFFNNIGDVPNLVNSLLQFKGQRSMETTARLLLNTTIGIAGLWDPATAMGLPRQNEDFGQTLGFYGVPGGAYFVLPIFGPSNIRDTAGLAVDYTADTAINFLNVAEVSSNHPEVWALRAIDKRYQTSFRYGQMNSPFEYEKVRYVYTEARKLQIAE